The segment TTTCTTTACGTGCAATGCTCATTACAAGAGGAGAATAAAAACGATCCGACTCACCAGCTTCTTCATCAAAATTTCCACCCTGTGTGCCTGTGGAGGGTTCATCGGTAATGGCGCCATCAGCAGGCTGATTTGACGCGGTTTTTAATTCTCCGGCTCCGGCTGTTGATTTGGCCTGGGTCGTTTCGGCGGCTACCGGTTTTGATTCTTTAGCCTGAGGCTTTTCTTGATTTTCCGATACTTCACCCTGACCTTCGGTGTTGATAACTGCAATTACTTCACCTACCGGGACCAGTGCGTTCTCGGCAAACAAAATTTTTAAAACTTTACCCGCTACGGGCGACGGGATTTCTGAATCCACTTTATCAGTGGCTATTTCCAGTAAGACAGCATCTTCTTCGATCACGTCTCCCGGTTTCACAAGCCAGCGTGTAATTGTGGCTTCCTGAACACTCTCGCCCAATTTGGGCATTACTAAGTTAAAATCTGCCATGTGATATTATTCCTATAAATCAAATATACGAAAATTCAAAAGTATCCTATACGAAGAATAACACCAAATCATTTACAGGGTTCATTTGTTCAACAAAATTTAATGGGAAGGAACTCACAGAAAACATATAATCTTAGCTATAATACTGTTTTTTAAATGAACTGTTTTAGTCCTTCAGACACGTAACTGTTTGGCATGAATTAGCAAAAACTAAAACAATCGTTAGACAAAACCTAAGTTTATCATAGTTCGGAAAATATTTTCCTCCCTGAATTTTTACCGTAAATCCCAGTTCCGGGTAGTTAACCACAAAAGTTTGATTGGAAGCCTGATAAGCGGTAATTTTTAACTACAATCTGTATCAAATAACTAATACCTATCCCTATGAAAAAAGTACTTCTACTCATTGGTTTTATTGTTTCCGCCTTTTTACTTGCTGCTCAGAATCCGGGAGATCTTAATACGGATTTCGGAAATAACGGTTTGATCATCGAAAACTGGACTGATACCATATCACGTGCATATGATGTCGGAATACAATCGGACGGACATCTGATAGTGGCCGGTCATTTACAGTTATCAACTGAAAAAGATGTATACATCGCCTCCCTGGATAATGAAGGGCTACCCTGCAATTTCGGCAATTTTTCGCGCGGATTTACATACAGTCTGTCTACAGATGATGAATTCATAACAGCTGTAAAGATCTTAGCTGATGATAAAATTCTGGTAGCCGGGCATTGGGTCCAGATGGCTCCGGAGGCCTTTGTAGTAAGGTTTCTGGCCAATGGAGAACCGGATGAATCATTTGCAGAAAACGGGGTTTTCGATCTTGGTGAAAATTACATGGAGGTGGAAGAAGTGGATGTTTATGGCACCGGCGAAGACTATAAAATAGTGATAGCCGGAAAAAGCTACAGCGGTTACCCCATGCTTGTCATGATTAACCAAGATGGTACATTGGTGACACCTTTCGGAGATGAAGGTATTGTTACTTTCGGAGAAGTAGGCGAATTTACCGATATCGTCATTGATAATGTTAACAATGTTCTGTATGGAACCATGTCATTGGGAGGCGGTATAGCTGTCATTGCAAAATACAATCTCGAAAATGGCACCCCGGTATCTGCTTTCGGATCATCAGGGTTTATTTCTTCTGAGGCACTTGGTGTGGAAATGGAACTTAATGCCATTTCACTTGATATTGATAACCAGTTATTGGCAGCATTCGGTGAATACATGCATGTTGAAGGCGATCTGGATATGTGTGCGCTTAGAGTGAATGCAGATGACGGCAGTATTGACAACACTTTCGGTATCAACGGCTGGTCGTGGTTAAGAAGTGCCGGATCGGATGAATTATTGAAGTCCGTTATCCTTCAATCTGATGGAAAATATTATATAGGAGGAATCAGTAATTTGAATGGCAATTATGATTTCCTTGTAGGTCGTTTAACAAACACTGGTATCGGCGATAATACATTTGGTGTCGGAGGATTAATGCTCCTCCCTGTACCGACTGATCAATATATAGGAAACATTGCCTTAAATCCGGATGAAACCGTGCTGTATGCTGCCGGATATTCATCCACCGCTGAAGATGCTGCCATAACGATTGCCGCATTTCATACAACTGAAGTTACAGGGATAGGAAAAACCGAAAACACGGTCTCACTGTATCCCAATCCGGCCAGAAACTATACCATAATTGAAACCGGGTCGGCCGGGACGCATTCAGTCTGTATTACGGATATTTCAGGACGGGTTATTGCCAGGCACATGTTCAACAGTGAAAGATGCACACTCGATGTTTCAAACCTTGCACCTGCCCTTTACTTTATCAACGTTTCATCGACCGGCAACCACACTTTGACCGGTAAATTGGTAATAAAATAGCCGTCATAAAACATAATTTCTGAAAATGAAAAAACTATTTTTCATTACAGCAGGCTTATTATTAAGCCTGCTTGTATTTAGTCAGGGTCCCGGCGACCTGTATCTTCCTTTCAGCAATGACGGGTATTATATAGAAAACTGGGTTGATACAATTACAATGGCAAACGGTGTAGCGGTAACACCAGATGGTAACCTGCTCATTCCCGGAA is part of the Bacteroidales bacterium genome and harbors:
- a CDS encoding T9SS type A sorting domain-containing protein, whose amino-acid sequence is MKKVLLLIGFIVSAFLLAAQNPGDLNTDFGNNGLIIENWTDTISRAYDVGIQSDGHLIVAGHLQLSTEKDVYIASLDNEGLPCNFGNFSRGFTYSLSTDDEFITAVKILADDKILVAGHWVQMAPEAFVVRFLANGEPDESFAENGVFDLGENYMEVEEVDVYGTGEDYKIVIAGKSYSGYPMLVMINQDGTLVTPFGDEGIVTFGEVGEFTDIVIDNVNNVLYGTMSLGGGIAVIAKYNLENGTPVSAFGSSGFISSEALGVEMELNAISLDIDNQLLAAFGEYMHVEGDLDMCALRVNADDGSIDNTFGINGWSWLRSAGSDELLKSVILQSDGKYYIGGISNLNGNYDFLVGRLTNTGIGDNTFGVGGLMLLPVPTDQYIGNIALNPDETVLYAAGYSSTAEDAAITIAAFHTTEVTGIGKTENTVSLYPNPARNYTIIETGSAGTHSVCITDISGRVIARHMFNSERCTLDVSNLAPALYFINVSSTGNHTLTGKLVIK